A genomic region of Oryza glaberrima chromosome 1, OglaRS2, whole genome shotgun sequence contains the following coding sequences:
- the LOC127775429 gene encoding VAMP-like protein YKT61 codes for MKITALLVLKSPGDGDSSSGGGGGEQEQEQQAAVVVANATDVSHFGYFQRNPAREFILFVARTVAARTPAGRRQSVQHEEYKVHCYNQNGLCAIAFTDDHYPVRSAFSLLNTVLEEYHKTFGETWRTAKTDNTQPWQYLDDALTKYQDPAEADKLLKIQRDLDETKIILHKTIDSVLSRGERLDSLVEKSSDLSAASQMFYKQAKKTNSCCTIL; via the exons ATGAAGATCACGGCGCTGCTGGTGCTCAAAtcccccggcgacggcgactcgtcgtcgggtggcggtggcggcgagcaggagcaggagcagcaggcggcggtggtggtggcgaacGCGACCGACGTGAGCCACTTCGGCTACTTCCAGCGCAACCCCGCCCGCGAGTTCATCCTCTTCGTCGcccgcaccgtcgccgcccgcacccccgccggccgccgccagtCCGTCCAGCACGAAG AGTACAAGGTGCATTGCTACAACCAGAATGGCCTCTGCGCCATCGCCTTCACCGACGACCACTACCCCGTCAGGAGCGCCTTCTCCCTCCTCAACACG GTGCTGGAAGAGTACCACAAGACTTTTGGGGAGACATGGAGGACAGCAAAAACTGATAACACCCAGCCTTGGCAATACCTGGATGATGCCTTGACAAAATACCAG GATCCTGCAGAGGCTGACAAGTTGCTGAAAATTCAGAGGGATTTGGATGAAACTAAGATTATTCTT CACAAGACCATCGATAGTGTACTTTCTAGAGGTGAAAGATTGGATAGCCTAGTGGAGAAGAGTTCAGATCTAAGTGCTGCTTCACAG ATGTTCTACAAGCAGGCCAAGAAAACCAACTCTTGTTGTACAATCCTGTAA